GCCTAATTTGGAATTGCAGCGATCGCTACCTGAGTCTTGGAGTAGTAATGCGGCGGATGCACGGGGGTTAATGTAAAGGGAAAGTAAACTGACCGTGTTTGCATCTGTGCCACTTCTACTGCCGTAATAAGTTCGCTCGCGAAGGGAAATTTTTCGCTGTGATGTAGGTTGAGCAATGTTTAATCCTTTCGGTAGCTGCACTAGAGGATGCAATACCCTCCATCACTAGATAGATGCGGTTAAAGTGAACTGTAATTGTATTGCTGCAAGCTTGTATCCTCAAGCCTTTACTAAAATCAAGTTTTCTTGTGCCGCTTGATTGAGTGTCTACCTTAGCTTGAGAAAGTTTAGTGTCGTAGCTGTGAAACTCTGGAGAAGCTCGATCGATTCCCCGGAGAACGAATCGAAAAAAATGAGGGACGGTATTTCCATCCCTCAAACCTTCAGATTGAAACTGAACTAGACTGCGATCGCTGCCGTTTCCAGTTCAATTACCTTAGAGTCTGGCGCAGAATGCCAGACTTTTCCATCTAGCGCCATCTGCTCGATTAAGCTTGCCAGCCTTAGAGCTTTGAGCGCTTGAATGCCTCCAACCGAAGGCGCGATCCCACCCCGAACACATTGCACAAAGTGTTCTAACTCAGCATGAAGCGGCTCAATATTGCTCGTCTTCACCTTTTCGATTAATCCATCCTGGCAATACAACACCTGACCATAATCGGTCTTGTAGTTGGCGGTCGTTTGACGATGAATCAGAATTTCATTGTTGAGAAAATCTGCTTCAGTCAACGAGCTTCTGCAATGGGCTGAGATCCGCCGAATCTTGCGGTGAGTCACTTTGCTAGCGGTCAGTGTTGCCACAATTCCATTCGCAAATCCCAATGTTGCAGTTACATAGTCAAGCTGACCAGAATTCGAGGCACGACTTCCACTTGCAGTGAGTTTTACCACCTTAGAATTGGCTAATTCCAACAGCAAGTCGATATCGTGAATCATCAAGTCCAAGACAACCGAAACATCATTGGCTCGATCGCTATACGGACTCATCCGGTGTGCCTCAAGCGCTAGCACTTCCTCAGTTTTCAGAACCTTGCAAAGCTCTTGGAACGCTGGATTAAACCGCTCGATATGACCCACTTGCAGAATTCGTTGGCAATCTGCGGCGGCATTCACTAACGATTCTGCTTCTGCAATACTTGCCGCGATCGGCTTTTCAATCAGAACATGAACTCCGGCTTTCAGAGCCGCCATTCCTACTGAGTGATGCAAACGAGTTGGTACGGCGATACAAACCGCGTCAACCCGCTCCAGCAAATCATGATAATTCTCAAAAAATCGAACCCGATACTTGCTGGCTGTGTCCAATCCACGCTCTACATTAATGTCAGATACGCCAACTAGCTCTACATCCTTCAGCAGACTTAAGACCCGTGTATGGTGCTGTCCCATGTTGCCGACACCGATCACGCCAATACGTAGCGGATCTGGCTGACTCCGGAGCATACCAAACTGGGAATACCCAATTGGGATATTATTTTGCACGCTTACTACTCCTCCACCACCGAACTTGTGCTGATATACAGCCGTAAAATCTCCTCAGACATCCAGATACTATCACAGCGACATTATTTATGAAGAATTCCAAAGGGCCTAGCAAGTTCCCTCCTACAATAGGAGGTTCGATTTTTGATGTTTTACCTCTGGAGACGGAGTTTTACTACGGTCTCTCGATGTAATCTCCTCTCGGTGATTGGATTCAAGCCGTTATTGTGCAATTTCGGCTGCCTATACGATCGTTTTCTCTCGACAGCGGCACGGATTTAATTTTCGGAGTGTATCCGTGAAATCACTGTATATTCTCTACAAAATTGCCGGAGGTTTTATGAAGTTTTCGCTAAAATCACGGTGAACAAAGATGACTCTATTGCTATAGAGAATTGGAGTGGCTAAGATTTGGGGATCAAGTCATTCTGTTGTCAAAGTTGGCATGAAATCACCCGCGCAGCCTGTACCCCTCGAAGTCGTACAACAAGTTTCTGATTATTTCAGTGTGCTAGGCGAACCGATGCGTCTTCGCATCCTCAATTTGTTACGTGATGGGGAGAAGTGTGTTCAAGATCTAGTGGAGGCGACGGATACGAGTCAAGCGAACGTCTCGAAGCATCTGAAAGTGATGCTCCAGGCGGGAATCCTGACTCGTCGATCGAAAGGAACGCTGGCATATTACCGCGTCGAGGATGATTTGATTTTTGAGTTGTGTAATTTAGTGTGCGATCGTTTAGCCAGTCGCATTGAACAACAGGCGCAGCATTTCCGCGCTTTTAGTTTAGCCAGTCGCCGCTAGAAAGGGATGCTTATTCTTGTTTGGTGCCTGTTTCCTGCTCAAACTGCGATCGAGTGAGCGGTTGATCGACTATCAGCCCTTCACCGCCTAATACCGTGAGCGGCTTTCCTTCGACTGAGAGAAAGACTTTGGCATTGGGATTGAGACTGGTTGCGGTGTAGAGAACTTGAGCGAGGCGACCCGTCATCGATGAACTACCACCGCCAGAGGTGAATGCTTTAGAGAGATCGACATAGATAGAATCTGATTTCACCTTAAGGCTGCGGAGCGTTGTGCCTTTGGGAACACCACTGCTTAAATCTTGGCTCGGTGCGGCGCTGAACAGAGTATTGAAGGCGGCGGTGAGTCGGGCTTCGTCTCGATCGGCAGATTTGACCTTGACCGCAACCGGGGCAAGTTCGAGGTCGGTGGCGCTATCTTTCAGCCAATAAACTTGAGCAGTTTTTTCGGTTGCGGCTACTTGAATCGGGTTTTGTGAGGCTGCGGGAGCGCTAGGAACTGATGTAGGAGCATTTGCTTGAGGGGACTTGACGGCAACTGGAGTCGATTGGCTGTTGTGAGTGTTTTGCCAAGTAAAAAAGGCGGTGGCACCCCCCGTTGCGACGACGAGCGTAGAGAGTCCGACTACGATTCCAAGCGGAAAGCGGCGTTTATCCTTTGGCATGAGGAAGACCTCGGCGTAAAACTGATGGATAGAATTTTCGATAAGTGGTAGCGCGACATCCAGATTCTACAAAGCTACAGAGTGTTGTAGCGTCATTTCGGGATTCTTCAGAAATTGATAAATTTGCGATCGCTTGAAACTGTATGTCGGATTCGCTTGAATGAGGGTAGCTAGGGGATTAGGTATGACGCAGTATCAGAAGATTCTTAGAATTGCAACGCAGGGAAAATCGCTGCATAAAATTACTTCGCAGGTGAGCGCGATCGTGGTGGAGTCGGGCATTAAAACGGGCTTGTGTAATCTATTTTTACGGCACACTTCTGCGAGTCTGATTATCCAGGAGAACGCTGACCCAGATGTGCTGCGGGATTTAGAGAATTTTTTCGCGAAGCTGGTTCCAGAGTGGGAGAGCTATATTCACAGTACGGAAGGAGCGGATGATATGCCTGCTCATATTCGTACAGTGCTGACTCACTCGTCTGAGCAGATTCCGATCGCTCAGGGACGATTAGTGTTGGGAACGTGGCAGGGCATTTATCTATGGGAGCATCGCCAACAGCGTCACACACGGGAGTTAGTGGTGCATTTGATGGGTGAGTGATCGATCGTTGTTGAGTTGACTTTGTTTAGCGGAGTTTTGCGATCGCGCCTTGCTCCAGTAGCACCTTCTGAGTTAGTAAATCTCGAATGGTTGCCGTTAAGATTCGCTGTTCTGTGACCTGCAATTCCACAGAGATTCGATCGACTCCAAGTTTTCCGGGTGGATCAAGTCGGGCAACACAGATTTGATTGCGATCGTGAGCAAGTGATCGATAAGTTTCCTGGGGGCGCAACGGTGTACTGCTCATTCGTCCCTGAGCATCATAGGTTACTTCTGCTTCGGTCACTTGCGCTACTTCACCAATGTCTAATCGAATCTCAGTTTGTCCTTCTAACGCAGCTTGCAAGGTCAAAGATTCTTCGCGTTTGCAAGGGTACTTTGTGCCAGGTTCAAACAAAGGAAAGTAGGTATACGATCGAGAATAAGGCTCCCACAATCGAATCGCATAACCATGCCGGA
This is a stretch of genomic DNA from Cyanobacteria bacterium FACHB-DQ100. It encodes these proteins:
- a CDS encoding YjbQ family protein, which produces MTQYQKILRIATQGKSLHKITSQVSAIVVESGIKTGLCNLFLRHTSASLIIQENADPDVLRDLENFFAKLVPEWESYIHSTEGADDMPAHIRTVLTHSSEQIPIAQGRLVLGTWQGIYLWEHRQQRHTRELVVHLMGE
- a CDS encoding helix-turn-helix transcriptional regulator — translated: MKSPAQPVPLEVVQQVSDYFSVLGEPMRLRILNLLRDGEKCVQDLVEATDTSQANVSKHLKVMLQAGILTRRSKGTLAYYRVEDDLIFELCNLVCDRLASRIEQQAQHFRAFSLASRR
- a CDS encoding GerMN domain-containing protein, which encodes MPKDKRRFPLGIVVGLSTLVVATGGATAFFTWQNTHNSQSTPVAVKSPQANAPTSVPSAPAASQNPIQVAATEKTAQVYWLKDSATDLELAPVAVKVKSADRDEARLTAAFNTLFSAAPSQDLSSGVPKGTTLRSLKVKSDSIYVDLSKAFTSGGGSSSMTGRLAQVLYTATSLNPNAKVFLSVEGKPLTVLGGEGLIVDQPLTRSQFEQETGTKQE
- a CDS encoding Gfo/Idh/MocA family oxidoreductase — encoded protein: MLRSQPDPLRIGVIGVGNMGQHHTRVLSLLKDVELVGVSDINVERGLDTASKYRVRFFENYHDLLERVDAVCIAVPTRLHHSVGMAALKAGVHVLIEKPIAASIAEAESLVNAAADCQRILQVGHIERFNPAFQELCKVLKTEEVLALEAHRMSPYSDRANDVSVVLDLMIHDIDLLLELANSKVVKLTASGSRASNSGQLDYVTATLGFANGIVATLTASKVTHRKIRRISAHCRSSLTEADFLNNEILIHRQTTANYKTDYGQVLYCQDGLIEKVKTSNIEPLHAELEHFVQCVRGGIAPSVGGIQALKALRLASLIEQMALDGKVWHSAPDSKVIELETAAIAV